In Chaetodon trifascialis isolate fChaTrf1 chromosome 2, fChaTrf1.hap1, whole genome shotgun sequence, one DNA window encodes the following:
- the inab gene encoding internexin neuronal intermediate filament protein, alpha b, protein MSYGSEVFSSSSYRKIFGDSPRYASSPSRTPVNMSSRAGYRSSSLSRSNISAPISYSRKSGRSFSSMPLETFDLTQSSVLTNEFKIVRTNEKEQMQGLNDRFAMFIEKVHNLEQHNKVLETELTALRQRQTEPSRLAEIYQQEIRELRSQLEELNGEKSQLLIERDAIEDDLQKLRGKYEEEFRAREEAEATLKAFKKDVDDATMVRLDLEKKVESLLDEINFLRKVHEEEVAELMDMIQAAQVSVEMEVSKPDLTSALKEIRGQYESMASKNLQSAEEWYKSKFADLSAQANRSNEAIRASREEMNEFRRQLQSKTIEIESLRGTNESMEKQLRDMEDRHSVEIGNYQDSMAELENELRTTKSEMARHLREYQDLLNVKMALDIEIAAYRKLLEGEETRIGTGITYPGLAMSSGGGQGYNYQSRIYTSSSRGSKKEGKDEDQQQQQQSKSGGKVSQREVYEETVVTTKKMEKQQDSGDIPTNQKN, encoded by the exons ATGAGCTACGGATCTGAggtcttttcctcctcctcttaccGTAAGATTTTCGGGGATTCTCCCCGTTACGCGTCCTCGCCTTCACGGACACCGGTGAACATGTCCTCTCGGGCAGGTTACCGCTCCTCTTCTCTATCCCGGAGCAACATTTCAGCCCCGATCTCGTACAGCAGAAAGTCCGGccgctccttctcctccatgcCACTGGAGACCTTCGACctgacacagagcagcgtcctcACCAATGAGTTCAAAATCGTCCGCACCAATGAGAAGGAACAAATGCAGGGTCTTAATGACCGCTTTGCAATGTTCATCGAGAAAGTGCATAACTTGGAGCAGCACAACAAAGTGCTGGAGACGGAGCTGACTGCGCTGCGCCAGCGGCAGACCGAGCCGTCCCGCTTGGCCGAGATTTACCAGCAAGAGATCCGCGAACTGCGCTCGCAGCTCGAAGAGCTGAACGGGGAGAAGTCCCAGCTCTTGATCGAGAGGGATGCTATTGAAGACGACCTGCAGAAGCTCAGGGGGAAATATGAGGAGGAGTTCCGTGCccgagaggaggcagaggccACCCTAAAGGCTTTTAAGAAAGATGTGGACGATGCCACCATGGTGCGCCTGGACCTGGAGAAGAAGGTGGAATCTCTGCTGGACGAGATCAACTTCCTCAGGAAGGTGCACGAGGAGGAGGTGGCCGAGCTGATGGACATGATCCAGGCTGCCCAGGTGTCTGTGGAGATGGAGGTGTCCAAGCCGGATCTCACCTCCGCCCTCAAGGAGATCCGAGGCCAGTACGAGTCCATGGCGTCCAAGAACCTGCAGTCCGCCGAGGAGTGGTACAAGAGCAAGTTCGCCGACTTGTCCGCGCAGGCCAACCGGAGTAACGAGGCCATCCGCGCCAGCAGGGAAGAGATGAACGAGTTCAGGAGGCAGCTGCAGTCCAAGACCATCGAGATAGAGAGTCTGAGGGGAACCAACGAGTCTATGGAAAAGCAACTCCGGGATATGGAGGACAGGCACAGCGTGGAGATAGGAAACTACCAG GATAGCATGGCAGAGCTGGAGAATGAGCTGAGGACCACTAAGAGCGAAATGGCTCGTCACCTGAGGGAGTACCAGGACCTGCTGAATGTCAAGATGGCTCTGGATATTGAAATAGCAGCTTACAG GAAACTACTGGAGGGCGAGGAGACCCGCATTGGGACTGGGATCACCTATCCTGGCCTCGCCATGAGCTCAGGTGGTGGGCAAGGCTATAACTACCAGTCCCGTATTTACACCAGCTCCAGCAGGGGCTCCAAGAAGGAGGGCAAGGACGAGgaccagcagcaacagcagcagagcaagtCTGGAGGCAAGGTGTCCCAGCGCGAAGTCTATGAGGAGACGGTGGTCACCACAAAGAAGATGGAGAAGCAGCAAGACTCCGGTGATATTCCCACCAATCAGAAAAATTAA